Proteins from a genomic interval of Scatophagus argus isolate fScaArg1 chromosome 6, fScaArg1.pri, whole genome shotgun sequence:
- the LOC124061194 gene encoding uncharacterized protein LOC124061194 isoform X4, whose translation MERCPVSAEVPKLIVSSHEIEDGETVKLTCILPIDYRGGDCRLFRQNSQSPFKLKTATEYSCDFYLTSQQLLGPQPVGSRVYLQCDYHLQQYTSVLSDSHGVTVWGSCPSPALSVGRRFVSPDDSVEVTCSPPLRSVHRCLFYRDEVIVARGSCSRNITGKELAIWEKSTMLLPVNLTCRYMPYEHLYILSKPSNHNLLFVVDATQASSPVECRVSVEDEQLVAFGGGSWTFAGADGPTVTIQVTNGSLTFNETCSTGSK comes from the exons ATGGAGCG ATGTCCTGTCTCTGCAGAGGTACCCAAGCTGATAGTGAGCTCCCATGAGATCGAGGATGGAGAGACGGTGAAGCTCACCTGTATTCTCCCTATTGACTACAGAGGAGGAGACTGTCGCCTGTTCAGACAGAATTCTCAAAGCCCCTTCAAACTGAAGACGGCGACTGAGTACTCCTGTGACTTCTACCTGACCTCCCAACAGCTGCTGGGACCACAGCCGGTGGGCAGCCGTGTCTACCTCCAGTGTGACTATCACCTGCAGCAGTACACCTCAGTGTTGAGCGACAGCCACGGTGTGACCGTGTGGG GCAGCTGTCCCAGTCCTGCTTTGTCTGTCGGCCGGCGCTTTGTCTCGCCTGACGACAGCGTGGAGGTCACCTGCTCTCCGCCGCTGCGCTCCGTCCACAGGTGTCTCTTCTACAGAGACGAAGTCATCGTTGCACGGGGGTCATGCAGCAGAAACATCACTGGCAAGGAGCTCGCCATCTGGGAGAAAAGCACcatgctgcttcctgtcaaCCTCACCTGCAGATACATGCCTTATGAACACCTGTACATCCTCTCAAAGCCCAGCAACCACAACCTGTTGTTCGTCGTCG ACGCGACTCAGGCATCCTCGCCGGTCGAATGCAGAGTCTCAGTGGAGGACGAGCAGCTGGTGGCGTTCGGGGGCGGCAGCTGGACCTTTGCTGGTGCAGATGGACCGACGGTTACCATTCAGGTGACAAACGGCAGCCTGACGTTCAACGAGACCTGCAGCACCGGATCAAAGTGA
- the LOC124061194 gene encoding uncharacterized protein LOC124061194 isoform X3 produces MERTCPVSAEVPKLIVSSHEIEDGETVKLTCILPIDYRGGDCRLFRQNSQSPFKLKTATEYSCDFYLTSQQLLGPQPVGSRVYLQCDYHLQQYTSVLSDSHGVTVWGSCPSPALSVGRRFVSPDDSVEVTCSPPLRSVHRCLFYRDEVIVARGSCSRNITGKELAIWEKSTMLLPVNLTCRYMPYEHLYILSKPSNHNLLFVVDATQASSPVECRVSVEDEQLVAFGGGSWTFAGADGPTVTIQVTNGSLTFNETCSTGSK; encoded by the exons ATGGAGCG cACATGTCCTGTCTCTGCAGAGGTACCCAAGCTGATAGTGAGCTCCCATGAGATCGAGGATGGAGAGACGGTGAAGCTCACCTGTATTCTCCCTATTGACTACAGAGGAGGAGACTGTCGCCTGTTCAGACAGAATTCTCAAAGCCCCTTCAAACTGAAGACGGCGACTGAGTACTCCTGTGACTTCTACCTGACCTCCCAACAGCTGCTGGGACCACAGCCGGTGGGCAGCCGTGTCTACCTCCAGTGTGACTATCACCTGCAGCAGTACACCTCAGTGTTGAGCGACAGCCACGGTGTGACCGTGTGGG GCAGCTGTCCCAGTCCTGCTTTGTCTGTCGGCCGGCGCTTTGTCTCGCCTGACGACAGCGTGGAGGTCACCTGCTCTCCGCCGCTGCGCTCCGTCCACAGGTGTCTCTTCTACAGAGACGAAGTCATCGTTGCACGGGGGTCATGCAGCAGAAACATCACTGGCAAGGAGCTCGCCATCTGGGAGAAAAGCACcatgctgcttcctgtcaaCCTCACCTGCAGATACATGCCTTATGAACACCTGTACATCCTCTCAAAGCCCAGCAACCACAACCTGTTGTTCGTCGTCG ACGCGACTCAGGCATCCTCGCCGGTCGAATGCAGAGTCTCAGTGGAGGACGAGCAGCTGGTGGCGTTCGGGGGCGGCAGCTGGACCTTTGCTGGTGCAGATGGACCGACGGTTACCATTCAGGTGACAAACGGCAGCCTGACGTTCAACGAGACCTGCAGCACCGGATCAAAGTGA
- the LOC124061194 gene encoding uncharacterized protein LOC124061194 isoform X1 has protein sequence MSSVDFLFVSDWLTGWTAAARSTWSEVPKLIVSSHEIEDGETVKLTCILPIDYRGGDCRLFRQNSQSPFKLKTATEYSCDFYLTSQQLLGPQPVGSRVYLQCDYHLQQYTSVLSDSHGVTVWGSCPSPALSVGRRFVSPDDSVEVTCSPPLRSVHRCLFYRDEVIVARGSCSRNITGKELAIWEKSTMLLPVNLTCRYMPYEHLYILSKPSNHNLLFVVDATQASSPVECRVSVEDEQLVAFGGGSWTFAGADGPTVTIQVTNGSLTFNETCSTGSK, from the exons ATGTCATCAGTTGACTTCCTTTTCGTCTCTGACTGGTTGACAGGGTGGACGGCTGCTGCGAGGTCGACATGGAGCG AGGTACCCAAGCTGATAGTGAGCTCCCATGAGATCGAGGATGGAGAGACGGTGAAGCTCACCTGTATTCTCCCTATTGACTACAGAGGAGGAGACTGTCGCCTGTTCAGACAGAATTCTCAAAGCCCCTTCAAACTGAAGACGGCGACTGAGTACTCCTGTGACTTCTACCTGACCTCCCAACAGCTGCTGGGACCACAGCCGGTGGGCAGCCGTGTCTACCTCCAGTGTGACTATCACCTGCAGCAGTACACCTCAGTGTTGAGCGACAGCCACGGTGTGACCGTGTGGG GCAGCTGTCCCAGTCCTGCTTTGTCTGTCGGCCGGCGCTTTGTCTCGCCTGACGACAGCGTGGAGGTCACCTGCTCTCCGCCGCTGCGCTCCGTCCACAGGTGTCTCTTCTACAGAGACGAAGTCATCGTTGCACGGGGGTCATGCAGCAGAAACATCACTGGCAAGGAGCTCGCCATCTGGGAGAAAAGCACcatgctgcttcctgtcaaCCTCACCTGCAGATACATGCCTTATGAACACCTGTACATCCTCTCAAAGCCCAGCAACCACAACCTGTTGTTCGTCGTCG ACGCGACTCAGGCATCCTCGCCGGTCGAATGCAGAGTCTCAGTGGAGGACGAGCAGCTGGTGGCGTTCGGGGGCGGCAGCTGGACCTTTGCTGGTGCAGATGGACCGACGGTTACCATTCAGGTGACAAACGGCAGCCTGACGTTCAACGAGACCTGCAGCACCGGATCAAAGTGA
- the s1pr1 gene encoding sphingosine 1-phosphate receptor 1, which translates to MAEPSYSDLIAKHYNYTGKFRKTEQDSGLKADSVVFIIVCCFIILENILVLATIWRTKKFHKPMYYFIGNLALSDLLAGVVYTANILLSGANTYKLTPTQWFFREGSMFVALAASVFSLLAIAIERHLTMLKMKLHNNGNTFRVFLLISTVWMIAAVLGGLPVMGWNCIQSMTQCSTVLPLYHKTYILFCTTVFSIILMAIVVLYARIYALVRTRSRKLVFRKVSNGRGSASTNIKSSEKSMALLKTVIIVLSCFIACWAPLFILLLLDAACETLSCPILYKAEWFLALAVLNSAMNPLIYTLTSNEMRRAFLKTLLCCTACIRPNAKFTGPIMGAEFSRSKSDNSSHPNKEEAEYSPRETTAASSGNVASSS; encoded by the coding sequence ATGGCTGAGCCCAGCTACTCCGACCTGATCGCCAAACACTACAACTACACAGGCAAGTTCCGTAAAACGGAGCAGGACTCGGGTCTGAAGGCTGACTCGGTGGTCTTCATCATTGTGTGCTGCTTCATCATCCTGGAGAACATCCTGGTCCTGGCCACCATCTGGAGGACCAAGAAGTTCCACAAGCCCATGTACTATTTTATTGGGAACTTGGCGCTGTCCGACCTGCTGGCTGGCGTCGTCTACACCGCCAACATTCTGCTGTCAGGTGCCAACACCTACAAGCTGACCCCCACGCAGTGGTTCTTCAGGGAGGGCAGCATGTTTGTGGCGCTGGCAGCATCCGTCTTCAGCCTGCTGGCCATTGCCATCGAACGCCATCTCACCATGCTGAAGATGAAGCTGCACAACAACGGGAACACCTTCCGCGTCTTCCTGCTCATCAGCACCGTGTGGATGATCGCGGCGGTGCTGGGTGGCTTGCCAGTGATGGGCTGGAACTGCATCCAGAGCATGACGCAGTGCTCCACCGTCCTGCCACTGTACCACAAGACCTACATTCTGTTCTGCACCACTGTCTTCAGCATCATCCTCATGGCCATTGTGGTGCTGTATGCTCGCATCTACGCGCTTGTGCGCACTCGCAGTCGCAAACTTGTCTTTCGTAAGGTGTCCAACGGCCGTGGCAGCGCCAGCACCAACATCAAGAGCTCAGAGAAGTCGATGGCGCTGCTGAAGACCGTCATCATCGTCCTGAGCTGCTTCATTGCCTGCTGGGCGCCGCTCTTCATCCTTTTGCTGCTGGATGCAGCCTGCGAGACACTGAGCTGCCCGATCCTCTACAAGGCTGAGTGGTTCCTGGCGCTCGCTGTCCTCAACTCCGCCATGAACCCACTCATCTACACGCTGACCAGCAATGAGATGCGTCGTGCGTTCCTCAAGAccctgctgtgctgcactgcCTGCATCCGGCCGAACGCCAAGTTCACCGGGCCAATCATGGGGGCAGAGTTCAGCCGCAGCAAGTCGGATAACTCCTCCCACCCCAACAAGGAGGAGGCAGAGTACTCACCGAGGGAGACGACAGCGGCGTCCTCGGGAAACGTCGCCTCGTCGTCCTAA
- the LOC124061194 gene encoding uncharacterized protein LOC124061194 isoform X2, with the protein MDPILFFTLSLCWWTAAARSTWSEVPKLIVSSHEIEDGETVKLTCILPIDYRGGDCRLFRQNSQSPFKLKTATEYSCDFYLTSQQLLGPQPVGSRVYLQCDYHLQQYTSVLSDSHGVTVWGSCPSPALSVGRRFVSPDDSVEVTCSPPLRSVHRCLFYRDEVIVARGSCSRNITGKELAIWEKSTMLLPVNLTCRYMPYEHLYILSKPSNHNLLFVVDATQASSPVECRVSVEDEQLVAFGGGSWTFAGADGPTVTIQVTNGSLTFNETCSTGSK; encoded by the exons ATGGATCCGATTCTGTTCTTCACTCTGTCGCTCTGCT GGTGGACGGCTGCTGCGAGGTCGACATGGAGCG AGGTACCCAAGCTGATAGTGAGCTCCCATGAGATCGAGGATGGAGAGACGGTGAAGCTCACCTGTATTCTCCCTATTGACTACAGAGGAGGAGACTGTCGCCTGTTCAGACAGAATTCTCAAAGCCCCTTCAAACTGAAGACGGCGACTGAGTACTCCTGTGACTTCTACCTGACCTCCCAACAGCTGCTGGGACCACAGCCGGTGGGCAGCCGTGTCTACCTCCAGTGTGACTATCACCTGCAGCAGTACACCTCAGTGTTGAGCGACAGCCACGGTGTGACCGTGTGGG GCAGCTGTCCCAGTCCTGCTTTGTCTGTCGGCCGGCGCTTTGTCTCGCCTGACGACAGCGTGGAGGTCACCTGCTCTCCGCCGCTGCGCTCCGTCCACAGGTGTCTCTTCTACAGAGACGAAGTCATCGTTGCACGGGGGTCATGCAGCAGAAACATCACTGGCAAGGAGCTCGCCATCTGGGAGAAAAGCACcatgctgcttcctgtcaaCCTCACCTGCAGATACATGCCTTATGAACACCTGTACATCCTCTCAAAGCCCAGCAACCACAACCTGTTGTTCGTCGTCG ACGCGACTCAGGCATCCTCGCCGGTCGAATGCAGAGTCTCAGTGGAGGACGAGCAGCTGGTGGCGTTCGGGGGCGGCAGCTGGACCTTTGCTGGTGCAGATGGACCGACGGTTACCATTCAGGTGACAAACGGCAGCCTGACGTTCAACGAGACCTGCAGCACCGGATCAAAGTGA